In Trifolium pratense cultivar HEN17-A07 linkage group LG7, ARS_RC_1.1, whole genome shotgun sequence, a genomic segment contains:
- the LOC123897417 gene encoding general transcription and DNA repair factor IIH subunit TFB4-like, with translation MASAPSKHYTDDISLLVVTLDTNPFFWSTFSFHFSDFLSQVLAFLNSILLLGQLNQVVVIATGCNSCSYIYDSSSDRNHASTNGTMPALYSNLLHNLDEFAAKDQQLTTDHKPATVPSSLLSGALSMALCYIQRAFRAGPMHPQPRILCLHGSTDGPEQYVAIMNAIFSAQHSSVPVDSCYIGSNNSAFLQQASYITGGIYYRPPQLEGLFQYLSTVFATDLHSREYLRLPKSLGVDFRASCFCHKQTIDMGYVCSVCLSIFCEHHDKCSTCSSVFGQAQSDVASADSRKRKAS, from the exons ATGGCTTCCGCTCCTTCAAAACATTACACAG ATGACATCAGCCTCCTCGTCGTTACACTAGACACCAATCCTTTCTTCTGGTCCACTTTCTCCTTCCACTTCTCTGACTTTCTCTCTCAA GTTCTCGCTTTTCTCAATTCAATACTCCTCCTCGGTCAACTCAACCAAGTTGTAGTTATTGCCACCGGATGCAATTCATGTTCCTACATTTACGATTCCTCTTCCGACAGGAACCATGCTTCCACTAACGGTACAATGCCTGCGCTTTATTCCAATCTTCTTCATAATCTTGATGAATTTGCCGCTAAGGATCAGCAATTGACAACGGATCATAAACCGGCAACCGTTCCTTCTTCACTGTTATCGGGAGCATTGTCCATGGCCCTCTGTT ATATACAGAGAGCTTTTCGTGCAGGACCGATGCATCCTCAACCTCGG ATTCTATGTCTGCACGGATCTACTGATGGACCAGAACA GTACGTGGCAATCATGAATGCAATATTCTCTGCTCAGCATTCTTCA GTTCCTGTAGATTCTTGTTACATTGGTTCAAACAATTCTGCATTCCTTCAGCAG GCTTCATACATAACTGGTGGCATATATTACAGGCCTCCCCAATTGGAAGGGCTTTTTCAATATCTTTCA ACAGTGTTTGCAACTGATTTGCATTCTCGTGAATATTTAAGGCTTCCTAAATCTTTGGGTGTGGATTTTCGTGCCTC GTGCTTCTGCCATAAGCAAACAATTGACATGGGCTATGTATGTTCTGTATGCTTATCCATATTCTGTGAGCATCACGACAAGTGCTCAACCTGTAG CTCTGTATTTGGCCAGGCTCAATCTGATGTTGCCTCAGCAGACAGTCGGAAAAGAAAGGCTTCTTAA